In Stigmatopora nigra isolate UIUO_SnigA chromosome 5, RoL_Snig_1.1, whole genome shotgun sequence, the genomic window TTTCTCACAAACCATTAAATGCTCATTTACTTTGTGGTGCGTGAAGTCACCAAACCTGCGTGGGAAATGTCTTATCATACAAGCCCGTGAGTTTTGTTTCATCAACCTAGAGAGAAAACAATGTCAGACTGTTTATAATCATAATTATGTATTTGATACAATCATCAAATattattaaattacattatctTGACTTCCGTACAGGCAATGTGTATTCACTTCCTAAATCGTTCACTTTCCATGACActaatgagtataaagcggttcagaaaatgaatgaatgaatgaatctttcaCTTGTGGAAGCTCAGGTCTATATGCACAACTCAAcaatataatttattaatgtattatttgtttttcaggggccctgatgaatttgagtgtcttttaagagaaaataaaaagaacagaAACATTATATACAAAATGTGATAAGAAGCATAGAGCCCCATTTATTTGTGGCTGGAGCCACATGCAGCTCAAGAGCCGCATGTTCATCACTGCTGATGTTTATGCATTATAATGTCTTTGTTGGCCCACGTGCATAAGATCTTCACTTAAACACTGCCATTAACGGGGATAGAtgtccaaaataaaaatgttagtcAATGATCAATATttaatgccattgacagcgaaaGACCAACCATTTACACTGGgaaagtccaaatggattggacgtccatcaccgtCAAACAAAGGGAATGAGAGAAGGCGGGGCTTGTCAAAATTAAAGACAACCATGTTTTCTATTGGGAAAAGATGATTTAAACCACAGATGCAGATGGTTGAAGCAAAAACGTATAGTGTTGCCCATGACCCGACTGTCATGAATCAATGCTACATTGTTTAATATCTCCAAGACTTTGAAATAGCTGATCTGAAAAGTCATGAAGAGCATCCAAATTAACGACAGTAGTAGAATGATAGATCTATATAAATTTGTCAATAGGGTGGTGGGGTGTTACACTAGTACAAAAAGGAAACACGTAATATATTGAAATAGATCAAGTGCCATTTCAGAATAAAATTGGGCCGCCTGTCGAGtaccaattggaaaaaaaacaacaacatagtaGTATCATAGGGACATTATGTCAACAGCTACTCGGTGACATTATAGGAGAGGCtcgaaattattttatttaacacGATGGCGAGTAAAAGTGCGTtaaaaaagcaggaaaaaaacacaaaatgtacaAGATCGGCGTTGTAAAACCAGACAGCACGTCTTTACCTGAAAAACAGCTTTGCCTCCCTTCACTCTTGCACGATTTAATAGTCCGTGTCACGCCAGTGCAGTCTTACGCGATGATCATATTTCCAACTGCAAGAAGGGGAAAATGACAAGAATAACGTTTATAGTGGATTATGAGGTTCGCAGGTTTTGGAGCGTGCACCACTGTGGTCAGATTTGtcaaaattttctccaaacaaGCTAATCACCACACCCATGAAAGTGGGAACATGGCAACAGCCTACACCGAAGAGGGGGTGCCTTGTGTTGGATTGCGAGTCGGGATTTCCTTTAACTGAAGTAAGACTTAGTGAATCTCTGTTTTCACCGATTCATATTTGACTTAGCTCCCTGATTATATAAAATTTCTATAATAAATATTCGTTAAACACTGGAAAATATAGGGGGAAAAATCAAAGTGGGACCCGTACAAAAATGGTACAGTCTGAAAGCTCAGCTAGTGAAAAAGGAAGCGACCAGTGTACAGGAAGCAAATAGTATTATATGTACAAAACTGGTTACAACACTCAGTCAAATTTGACCACGGATTTGTTCAGTTTTCAGACAGCCTGCTCAAATCACAGAAACACAAATTGTTAAAGTGAAATTTGCTAACTAATATTTGCTTGTATTTACCTAATTGGCACAATACGACTTTCTTACAAGCACAAACAGGCAGCATGTGTTACACACTAATAATACCATAAGTATGGTGTGACGTTTAAGAGCTGGAATGACAGAAGGAAGTCTAAAATAAATTAGATATACTTCAAATTTGGcaaccaaaaatatttagaattaaGACTTGAGCATAAGGTCTCGTTTATAGGGAGATAGATTGAGACCTTTGCCAAATTTTGGACTGCATGCATACATGGTTCATATAAAGGATCTTTTTCCATTAGGTTAGAGTGAATTTTTAATGTGGCCAATGAAAGGAAGCAGTGGGATAGACTTTTCCATATCTCTGCACGAGCTAGAATCAATCGAGGGAAGATGAAAGTTGCCCAGTGTTTGGTTTCCTTTCGAAGTGGCATGGGGTCAGATTAGGTTTAATTGAATTCACACCCAGCAGTGACTTAGGTGTGTCAAACTGATTTGCTTCCAAGCACATAATAAGGATTAGTAAGATACTGTATTTAGTTGATCTGTTGTTGgaagaggttttttttaattctatcaTTAATGAATTTATAGAAAGAAATAAAGCAAAACTAAGTATTGTCGTggaagggtttaaaaaaatggtgctgAGCCTGCTTGTAAATTGAAAATCATGATTAAACTATATTGCCATTATTGTTGTCAAATATGACTTGAAGTTACTAAACACAAGAATAATATATGATCCAATTTGTGTTGTCCAATAATTCAATTAGAGCAGCTGTATGATCTTACTTCTATTTTTTCCATCTCATAAATGACTCATGGAATAGAAGACTGCAATGTTGAATTGTTCtgctttttatttatctaaATCTTTAGTTGATCTCTGATAATAAGCGGTTAGATGCATTTAGCATCTGAGATTCAGAGTCAGTGTCCAAAGGCAGGTCTTTGGCCAATCACACCACCGAGTCCATTGCTTGGCAAccaaaagaggaggaggaaagggGGTGtagggaggagggggggggggggggtgatacTACAAAAATAGACCATCAAGGAGCTGtatgtttgaaaaaaagaaaaaggagagaCACACATGTTGGTTGGGCTATAAATAGTAACAAGGACCATGGACATCTTATATGCTCAGTAGCTATGTTGTATTGTTACATGCAGTCTAATGAATTACAGCATTTTTACACACATTGGTTGAggtataaatagtgtcaaacaGCCTTGACATTTTATGTTGTACAGTAGCTCTATTGTATTGTTGGAAACGGTGGATAATGTGTTACAGATATTTTGCATTGATGCAAAATGAGGCATAGTAACTAATAAAGATttgaattttgttgttgttttatagcTCTTGATAAAATAACAAGAGATGACACCTAATTATTAAGCAAACGTTGACAAAGTTGTGGATTATCTATAGTAAAGAAATGGTTAAGGCAAAATAATTTGGCATCAGAAGGGAGAATATATATGAAAGAACAGTAAATATACTTCAGTTGTCACATTTGAATTGCATCACATTGTTATGAATAACCAAATAGCATATtgaaaatgcattggaaaataAACTGGAGGGAACAAGACCATTTTTAATGagcttagaattttttttcactttagatTTCACTTAGAATCAAAACCTGTCCCAAAGGACCCTATCATGTAATATTTTAACTCTATCAAAGGCAATTAAACGGTTTAGCAACAGCAGGTCCTTAAAAGGCTTTATCAGGACTGTCTTATCCACCAGACATCGCCCAGGGAGGCTGGACGTTGCCAAGGCAACCCTCACAAATGGCTGCTGACGTCAAGAAGGTAGGAGAAAAACCGGGGAGAGCCACAGCTTCTATGCATAATGTAttatagggggggggggggggttgtggggggggggggggggggacttgaAGAGTGTGAAGCGAATTAAAATATGTGCGCTGTACTTAACTCACAGCATCTTTCTTCAGTAAATCAAGGCTGACAGTTTAAAAGATTCACTTTTTGGCTGGCAAACAAAATCAAGCTCTTATTTGAATCACAATCACGTGGCACACATATTTCTTAGATTGAGGCATTCTTCAAGCTTCAGCAAATGCAAATACTTgtgaatattatatatgtatttttttttatatatatatataataatgtgtaTCTCCACAATGCTATTcattgaaatttggaaaagagaTGCGGTGTATGACAGCGAACTGTACACTGCCCTCTTTGACAGGTTCTTGTCTAATCTCACTTCTATTGTTGGCACATGAGCGACAATCTGACCAACAGTTTGATGAAGTGCCCTCATCATTTTAGTGATAATGTCTCTCGTGATGCGTTGGAATTACTAGATTGGCGAGCTGGATGCCGATTATGGAGTCAGGGTTGCTGCTCGCACAAGGCCAAATGCTATTGGACCTCAAATTACTACTGCAATGAAATGCATAATCcaaatgtgtgtatttgcatGTAAATAATCTTTTGTGTAAAAGTGCCTTCCAATTGAGTGGTAACCAGGGTAGTCAATCTATGGCACACCTCTTGGTTAAAATTAACTGGAATTTGagcaaaacaacacattttgttGATGTGTATACATGTTTGACTCAtaggaaatacatatttttaagacATCCAACCAGTACTACAgataatttgtaattttttttgtaagtgtgAGGTTATCCGAAAAGACTTCTTTACTTAATAAATCATACATCATCAAATATGAAGGCCAGAATTGTTGCAAATGAATGTGCAGTGAAGTGCAAAGTGCTTTGGGGAATTTCCAATACTTCTTCTATTGGATTTCTAGCAACCATGAAGCCTGAATCAACGTGCTTTTACAGAGAAGTGAATCATACATATTAGTTACAAAAGAAACATTATGCAACATATTTGTAACAATGCTACCCTCTTGTTCAAGCAAGGCTTACCATAGTTACAACATGAGTGTAGcaatcatcattcattcattactgTAATCTTACAATTAGTACTACAACAGAATCCTCGCTTGTATGGTGGGGCACAGCTTCCTAACATAAATCTCGATATACAGTTGGTACTAATGATATATACAAAACAATGTACACCCAGATATCCATATATTGTATAGTTGCATTATTATAAAATCCCATGTATGGCCATATATACCTTTAGACAAAGAATTATCTCTATGGATGGAATGTTTGCAATCCCAAAACtgctattttaaatcaatatggGAAAACAATTACTGAGCGATCTTACCTACTGCAAGAAGATAGCACAGgaagtctttttattttttattttttttagtaggtCCTGAATGGCATGGTGTGTTGGATCCTTCCTTTTCAGACGGGTAGAGGTTTCAAGGAGAATTAATAAATGGTGTGTGAGGCAGTACTGGCAGATGAAGCTACTGAGTAGAAGAGTGCGGAGATGGGAGGAAACGATGATGGGAGATGGAGCACTATTTTTGTTAAAGGGACAGTGTTGTGTTTTCAATGGAATCATGTCATTGCTTTAGGATCCAGGTCAAGGACCTTTAAAAATTCTCCTGTTTTAATGGGGCAAATTGCATTATTGGTTATGTAAGTGTTGATGGTTGATGGCTTTTACTGCTTCTTTTAAATGGATAGAGAACattggaccccccccccccccccccattgcaTTGTGTAAATGGATCAGATGTCACTGTAACAGTTAAAAAGTAAACGTTGTTTTCTCTACATATTAGTTAAAGTACATCAAAAACTAAATTTGTTAGCTTTTTCTATAggcattttatttaatatattgtgACTTTGGTCCTGATGGTTATACGGTAACAGATTGATGAATGTATAAATAACTCTACTGTGTTTGGTGTAGTTTCCATCATGAATCTTTAGTGATTGCTTTTGCTTATCAGCAGTGATTTGGTGCTAGTTCTACTTGTCATTTCATTAACTATTGTGAGAGATTTTGGCATTCTGCAGCAGTGATTTTAATTTTGAgaatcccaaaaataaaaactctgTTTTAAGAATTACATGTGAAGACAGTGACAAAAGAAACCAACACCATTGgccaaaaataaatgactatattcttttattttagaAGAATAAGACATGTGAAACATTCAAAGAGCACTGAAATTCCAAGTGCTTGTACAAAACCGCTAAATCAACATGAAAACTTCATTCAGACTTCTTTAAGGTTGCAGAATTCCAATCCCTAATTTAGATGAAACCCCCCCCAAATCATAGAGCTACATAATAGACAGCAGTTAAACTTGTTTCAAAAGTTGACCTTTTCTAGTGACAAGAGATGTCACAATATTCTTAGCTATTCAACAAGTGTCACTCAAACTTAATTCCCTGTGCAAGAGGAAGATCCTTGCTGTAGTTGATGGTACAGGTTGAGCGCCTCATGTACTGCTTCCAGGAATCACTTCCAGACTCTCTGCCACCTCCCGTGTGCTTCTCTCCGCCAAAAGCCCCTCCGATTTCAGCCCCGCTTGTTGGAATGTTGACATTCACAATGCCACAGTCGGATCCTTTGGGCCCCAGCCAGCGGAAGATCCGGCCCAGATCTTTGGTAAAGATGCTGCTGGATAGGCCCTGTTTCACCTCGTTGTTCCAGGCAAAAGCTTCTTCCTCGGTTTTGAATTTGAGAACGTAGAGAATGGGGACAAAGGTTTCAGTGTGGACCACCGAAGCGTCGTGGGCCAGCCCAGTGATGATGGTTGGCTCGACGTAATTTCCAGGACGATCCATCACTTTCCCTCCACAGACAACAGTGCCGCCTTGCTGCTTAGCCTTTTCAATTGCAGACAAATACTGCTCCACAGCTTGTTTGGTGTGCAGGGGCCCATACAAGGTGCTGGGATCCCAGGGATCTCCAATGCGGACTTGCTTATAGGCCTTGGTGATCCTCTCAATCACTGCATCATGGAGACTCTCATGAAGCATTAACCTTCTTGTGGTAGTGCAGCGTTGGCCTGCGGTTCCAACGGATGCAAACACAGCAGAGGGCACGACCAGATTAAGGTCAGCGTCCTCAAACACAATGATAGCGTTGTTCCCACCAAGCTCCAGCAGTTTCCGTCCAAACCTCTCTTGGACCATCGTTCCCACCATCTTGCCAACGTGTGTGCTACCGGTGAAGGACAACAGATCTACCCGTTCATCCTTGGCCATGGCGGTGCCGATATCAGCCCCTCCACATGCCATGGAGCAGATGGCCCCTGGCAGGTTGTTTTGCTCCAGCACCTCAGCTACAATCTTTGTAACAGCCACACTTGTAAGAGGTGTAGTCGGTGCTCCTTTCCACAGGCAGACATTGCCACAGGTGAGAGCGAGAGCATTGTTCCAGCCATAGACCGCTACAGGAAAGTTGAATGCTGTGATGATCCCAACCAGACCAACTGGGTTCCACTGTTCGATGAGGGCATGGCCTGGCCTCTCTGAAGGGAGGACGGGCCCACCAATCATTCTTGAAAGACCAACAGCGTAATCACACACGTCGACATATTCCTGAACCTCTCCTACACCTTCAACGTAGATCTTCCCCATTTCTAGAGACACCAAGCTCCCAAGAACCTTGATTTTCTTTCTCAGGCCATCACCAATCTGCCTGACAATCTCCCCTCTTTTTGGAGCTGGTATATCCGCCCACATCTTCCAGGCTTCCTTTGTCTTAGAGACGGTATCTTCATACTCCTTCATCGTAGCTTGGGTTACTCTGGCAATTGGCTCATTGTTGGCAGGGCAGTACGAGGTAATGACCTCCCCACTGCCTCCCCAGCTGCCATTGTAAACGCCAGGGTTGTCCTCTGAAAGACCTAATTCTTTCAGCCAAGCGTATTTGGGCTGGCTAATCAGAAGACCCGACATGGCTGCTGACTGGTGAACAGATGCCAATTTATTTCTCAAGAGGACCCTGCTGTGTCGGGCGAGAGTCAGGTTGAGGCAGTGCTGCATGAGTgctggaaagaagaaaaaaagttactcaagcatttaatttttgcacaaaaaacaaattagacAACAGTTACAATATGGTCGTGGTGTATAACTTGCACTGGAGCCATGCCAACTTCTTAATTTTAAACTCCAAACTGAGCGCCCCCGTGATTTGACACccgtctatttttttctccgtCAGTGTCATGGTCGACCGTGGTTCAAGGTCTTGAGTTTAGTGCTGACTGAATGACCTTTTTGCAACATTACGACATAAAAAATCAGCTATTCTTTGCATCAatttcaaagattttttttaaacgaaaacGATCGCTCAATTTTACTTACTTTGCTGTGTGATTTGCAGGGCCACGTCCACGGTCGAGCATGGAGCTAATATTGCTGTCCCTTCATTAATACGTCACCACACTTTCGCTTCATGGCTTTCTGATTGGACGGTCGCTGTGACGCGCGAACTGCGCCCGCTTGGTTACGGTTCTGTGCTAGCTCCCGCAGCCCCTTTGTTGTGATTCTGAAATAATAACACATATTATCATATAAACGCGCTGCTGTGAACTTTTCGAAGATGAGCGGCGGAGTGTACGGTGGTGGTGAGTGACATTTAATCATCTTAGAAAGGGATCAGTTTCCCCTGTTGTCTTTTTCTGTCGCATTTGATAGCCTGCTGACCTAGCCATGCTACCGCTTAACTGTATGGTTGGAAtcatatcaatatttttcaagcttctctttattcattcattcgctgattC contains:
- the aldh7a1 gene encoding alpha-aminoadipic semialdehyde dehydrogenase, with amino-acid sequence MQHCLNLTLARHSRVLLRNKLASVHQSAAMSGLLISQPKYAWLKELGLSEDNPGVYNGSWGGSGEVITSYCPANNEPIARVTQATMKEYEDTVSKTKEAWKMWADIPAPKRGEIVRQIGDGLRKKIKVLGSLVSLEMGKIYVEGVGEVQEYVDVCDYAVGLSRMIGGPVLPSERPGHALIEQWNPVGLVGIITAFNFPVAVYGWNNALALTCGNVCLWKGAPTTPLTSVAVTKIVAEVLEQNNLPGAICSMACGGADIGTAMAKDERVDLLSFTGSTHVGKMVGTMVQERFGRKLLELGGNNAIIVFEDADLNLVVPSAVFASVGTAGQRCTTTRRLMLHESLHDAVIERITKAYKQVRIGDPWDPSTLYGPLHTKQAVEQYLSAIEKAKQQGGTVVCGGKVMDRPGNYVEPTIITGLAHDASVVHTETFVPILYVLKFKTEEEAFAWNNEVKQGLSSSIFTKDLGRIFRWLGPKGSDCGIVNVNIPTSGAEIGGAFGGEKHTGGGRESGSDSWKQYMRRSTCTINYSKDLPLAQGIKFE